The following are from one region of the Coleofasciculaceae cyanobacterium genome:
- a CDS encoding carboxypeptidase regulatory-like domain-containing protein, translating to MTRFYFLLTLLALIAVPEKTLAHGANIEYRQTSAITIQAKYDDGKPMANAQVVVYAPSDRANPWLKGTTDESGNFTFVPQTSAENVGDWDVKVRQSGHGDITSIPITGERENVADTQLSSGGSGYTSAQKAVMALAGIWGFVGTALFFSRSKSSKLD from the coding sequence ATGACGCGGTTTTACTTTTTATTAACTTTACTTGCACTAATAGCAGTACCCGAAAAAACTTTAGCTCATGGTGCAAATATTGAGTATCGTCAAACATCGGCGATTACCATCCAGGCAAAATATGATGATGGAAAGCCGATGGCAAACGCTCAGGTAGTAGTCTACGCTCCAAGCGATCGCGCTAACCCCTGGCTTAAAGGCACAACCGATGAATCTGGTAATTTTACCTTTGTTCCTCAGACGAGTGCCGAAAATGTTGGCGATTGGGATGTCAAAGTGCGTCAGTCTGGACATGGTGATATCACTAGTATTCCCATTACAGGCGAGCGAGAAAATGTTGCGGATACTCAGTTGTCATCTGGTGGTAGTGGTTATACTTCGGCGCAAAAGGCAGTTATGGCGCTGGCTGGTATCTGGGGTTTTGTAGGAACAGCTTTGTTTTTTTCGCGCTCCAAGTCTTCTAAACTAGATTAA